The Miscanthus floridulus cultivar M001 chromosome 7, ASM1932011v1, whole genome shotgun sequence genome includes a region encoding these proteins:
- the LOC136462386 gene encoding protein ROH1A-like, with translation MAAAEPPPPSGMGFFGMLSFRRSATAVASFDPAQDDELLALDALQSHVADRLNALSAHATPGAPLLSLPFLSKLLDAVVSSDAAFRGVLALTPVAAALARPPADRLAADLLDRAVKTLDVLNAASLTLASLRAAHRAALAAASCLLLAPSLHTAHLARARRAIDRLFPADDSANAKACGGSAASPSRTMRALSFSVSKNWSAGRHMNAMAAHLAPPPQSSPASAAAGAGCGLGLALYTMSSVLVFAMWALVGAVPCQDRASAASNPPVAPPKQAQWAAPMYALQERIAEEWRRREKKGSCSGSAPTAGLLAEMQTLERAARELNSVLEEIAEEEEEEEDEERRRQGIVGEERARDVTDRAEELAAACRALEDGLAPLERQVRAVFHRVVACRAEVVRCMDLSARAGAANAATASASGVPPQHQHSF, from the coding sequence ATGGCCGctgccgagccgccgccgccctccgggATGGGCTTCTTCGGCATGCTCAGCTTCCGCCGCAGCGCCACCGCCGTCGCGTCCTTCGACCCGGCGCAGGACGACGAGCTCCTCGCGCTCGACGCCCTCCAGTCCCACGTCGCCGACCGCCTCAACGCGCTCTCCGCGCACGCCACCCCGGGCGCCccgctcctctccctccccttcctctccaaGCTCCTCGACGCCGTCGTCTCCTCCGACGCAGCCTTCCGCGGCGTCCTCGCGCTGAcccccgtcgccgccgcgctcgccaggcccCCCGCCGACCGCCTCGCCGCCGACCTCCTCGACCGCGCCGTCAAGACGCTCGACGTCCTCAACGCGGCATCCCTCACGCTCGCCTCGCTCCGGGCCGCGCACCgcgccgcgctcgccgccgcgtcGTGCCTCCTCCTCGCGCCGTCCCTCCACACCGCGCACCTCGCCCGCGCGCGCAGGGCCATCGACAGGCTCTTCCCCGCCGACGACTCCGCCAACGCCAAGGCCTGCGGCGGCTCCGCGGCCTCGCCCTCGCGCACCATGCGCGCGCTCTCCTTCAGCGTCTCCAAGAACTGGTCCGCGGGCCGCCACATGAACGCCATGGCGGCGcacctcgcgccgccgccgcagtcGTCGCCCGCCTCGGCCGCCGCGGGGGCGGGGTGCGGGCTCGGCCTGGCCCTCTACACCATGAGCTCCGTCCTCGTCTTCGCCATGTGGGCGCTGGTCGGCGCCGTGCCGTGCCAGGACCGGGCGTCCGCGGCCAGCAACCCGCCCGTCGCGCCGCCGAAGCAGGCGCAGTGGGCGGCGCCCATGTACGCGCTCCAGGAGCGGATCGCGGAGGAGTGGAGGCGCAGGGAAAAGAAGGGGTCTTGCTCCGGCTCCGCGCCCACGGCGGGGCTCCTCGCGGAGATGCAGACCCTGGAGCGCGCCGCGCGCGAGCTCAACAGCGTGCTCGAGGAGATCgccgaggaagaggaggaggaggaggacgaggagcggcggcggcaggggaTCGTGGGCGAGGAGCGCGCTCGGGACGTCACGGATCGCGCCGAGGAGCTGGCGGCGGCGTGCCGGGCGCTCGAGGACGGGCTCGCGCCGCTGGAGCGGCAGGTGCGCGCTGTGTTCCACCGCGTCGTCGCCTGCCGCGCGGAGGTCGTCCGCTGTATGGACCTCAGCGCGCGCGCCGGCGCCGCTAATGCCGCCACTGCGTCCGCGTCAGGCGTGCCGCCGCAGCACCAGCACTCCTTCTGA